The genomic window GATGTTTCTTTTTTCAAAATACGGAGTAACCGTTTCCCAAATTTTTGTTTTTGGATGTTCTTTTTCAATTGCTTCCCAAGCAAGGTGTCCAATTCCACGACTATGATTATTTGTCATAATGAAGAAAAAAGCAAGAGAATTATGTTGAGTAATCTCATTAATATAAACAATAGCTCCTCCAACTAATTCATTTTCAAAAAATATACTGTAAACAATAGAATTATCAGTCTTAATTGATTCATCAATATCTTGATCAGAGGGAATAGGTTCTTCTAAACTATGTCCAAATTCTTTTTCTGCAGATACTCTGAAAGATTCCTGTAAATCGGATTTAAACTTATCTAATTCATGTAATTCAGTTTTTCGAAGAATTACAGATTTTTTTTCAATATTTTCATTCATTTTTTTTACTCTATTTTAATTTGTCATATCTAAAATATCTAATTCAAAAGGCTCAATATGAGTATTGTTATTGGCATAATTATAGTTTTTTGATATTTTTGTATTCTAGTTAATAGTAGCTTTAGTTTCTATATTAATAGTTATGTTAGAATCTTAATAAATAAAAATTTATGGAAAATATAATTATGAAAAAAAATACTAACAAAAATATAGAAACATTTCAAGAACTTGTAAATTCAAGTGATTACTCATTTATAGAAAAACTCAACAGTGACCCTGACGCAAAATTTAATGGAGACAATAAATTATCAAGAGAGGTTTTTAGTGGTCACTATGTACCAGTAAGTCCAACTGCGATTAAAGAGCCAATATATATTTCTCACAGTGTTAATTTTTTTAAAGAATTAGGCTTTTCTGAGAACTTAATAAAATCAGATGATTTTATCAAAATGTTTTCAGGTGATATGTCTAATATTTCTAATCTAACACAAAATGCAGGTTGGGCGACTGGATATGCACTATCTATTTATGGCACAGAATATTATGCTCAATGCCCTTTTCAAACTGGAAATGGTTATGGAGATGGTAGAGCAATCTCAATTCTTGAAGCTCTAATAAACGGCAAAAGACGGGAATTTCAACTAAAAGGTGCTGGAAAAACTCCATATTGTAGAGGTGCGGATGGAAGAGCAGTTTTGCGGTCAAGTGTAAGAGAGTTTTTAGCTCAAGAACATATGCACTCTTTAGGGATTCCAACATCAAGGTCTTTAACTCTATTTACCTCTACAAAAGAGCAAGTAACTAGACCTTGGTTTAGAGATAATTCTTACTCAAAAGACCCCGAAGTTATGATTGAAGAAGATGTTGCAATCACTACAAGGGTTGCATCTTCGTTTTTAAGAGTTGGACAACTTGAACTTTTTGGCAGACGAGCTAGAAAAAATGAACATGAAAATGCTTTAAAAGAGTTAGAGATGATTGTTTTACATTTAATTGATAGAGAATATAGTGAGGTAATAAATCAAGATTTAACTTTAGAAGAAAAGATAATATTACTAGCAAATGAGTTTCAAAATCGTCTTACATCTTTAGTAGCTAATTGGATAAGAGTTGGATATTGTCAAGGCAATTTTAACAGTGACAACTGTGTAGCTGGAGGTTTTACACTTGATTATGGTCCATTTGGCTTTATCGAGATGTTTGACCCAAAATATCAATCATGGACTGGTGGAGGAATGCA from Arcobacter venerupis includes these protein-coding regions:
- a CDS encoding protein adenylyltransferase SelO family protein, which produces MKKNTNKNIETFQELVNSSDYSFIEKLNSDPDAKFNGDNKLSREVFSGHYVPVSPTAIKEPIYISHSVNFFKELGFSENLIKSDDFIKMFSGDMSNISNLTQNAGWATGYALSIYGTEYYAQCPFQTGNGYGDGRAISILEALINGKRREFQLKGAGKTPYCRGADGRAVLRSSVREFLAQEHMHSLGIPTSRSLTLFTSTKEQVTRPWFRDNSYSKDPEVMIEEDVAITTRVASSFLRVGQLELFGRRARKNEHENALKELEMIVLHLIDREYSEVINQDLTLEEKIILLANEFQNRLTSLVANWIRVGYCQGNFNSDNCVAGGFTLDYGPFGFIEMFDPKYQSWTGGGMHFSFFNQPVAAFKNFKSFCSALKPLLSSNKEALEELEELEKIENNFSKIMQEKMEDMWARKLGIDKFDVELFEELINLMIDTKVDYTIFFRELSNIPDDISSLEKSFYGKIQNENIKLRWNSWLESWKSFINVNDENSKDKLSNQMKLTNPKYTLREWHLVWAYQEAENGNYKPVHELQEIMTNPYEEQTKEIEEKYYIKKPSDFFGIAGISHVSCSS
- a CDS encoding GNAT family N-acetyltransferase, encoding MNENIEKKSVILRKTELHELDKFKSDLQESFRVSAEKEFGHSLEEPIPSDQDIDESIKTDNSIVYSIFFENELVGGAIVYINEITQHNSLAFFFIMTNNHSRGIGHLAWEAIEKEHPKTKIWETVTPYFEKRNIHFYVNKCGFKIVEFYNKYRPDPNHTSQESLEEDEMFRFEKIMK